From the genome of Edaphobacter dinghuensis, one region includes:
- a CDS encoding DUF1801 domain-containing protein, producing MKDQLLRFNGAVERDPAIDAWMREHAGELGAIAHHWFEMMRKCGDEVRELLHDGCPVACLGDAPFGYVNVYTSHVNVGFFHGATLPDQARLLQGTGKFMRHVKLKPGMTTNAAALSQLIDAAYSDIKERVEHG from the coding sequence ATGAAAGATCAACTACTGCGATTCAACGGAGCAGTCGAGCGAGATCCCGCCATCGATGCGTGGATGAGAGAACATGCAGGTGAATTGGGAGCGATCGCGCATCACTGGTTTGAGATGATGCGAAAATGCGGGGACGAAGTCCGGGAACTCTTACATGACGGCTGTCCGGTGGCATGTCTGGGTGATGCGCCCTTCGGCTACGTCAATGTATACACATCCCACGTCAATGTAGGGTTCTTTCACGGTGCAACGCTGCCCGATCAGGCTCGCTTACTGCAAGGCACTGGCAAGTTCATGCGCCATGTGAAGTTAAAACCTGGAATGACCACAAACGCCGCAGCGCTAAGCCAGCTCATCGATGCAGCCTACTCTGACATAAAAGAGCGCGTCGAACACGGCTGA
- a CDS encoding lysophospholipid acyltransferase family protein, whose protein sequence is MDSPYTLKQRIALAIVPRLASAVICCLGATLRYEDVCDPGTLPGYDTPPPAIYAFWHRCLLASAWRFRNRGVTILISRSFDGELIARTVERLGFIAVRGSSSRDGAAGLRNLQRAYVAGNYCAITADGPRGPAQVAKPGVVQLARLVNSTVGAFYVHPHSAWQANSWDRFLIPKPFSRVTVAWTSQVPADQAAVQAALDHSVELAQPK, encoded by the coding sequence GTGGACTCTCCGTACACGCTAAAGCAGCGCATCGCGCTCGCTATTGTTCCCCGCCTTGCGAGCGCCGTCATCTGCTGCCTCGGCGCTACGCTGCGCTATGAAGACGTCTGCGATCCCGGCACGCTTCCTGGCTACGATACCCCGCCTCCCGCCATCTACGCCTTCTGGCACCGCTGCCTGCTCGCCTCCGCATGGCGATTCCGCAACCGCGGCGTCACCATCCTCATCAGCCGCAGCTTCGACGGCGAACTCATCGCCCGCACCGTCGAGCGTCTCGGCTTCATCGCTGTCCGCGGCTCCAGCTCGCGCGACGGCGCCGCTGGCCTGCGCAATCTGCAACGCGCCTATGTCGCCGGAAATTACTGCGCCATCACCGCCGACGGTCCCCGAGGCCCCGCACAGGTCGCCAAACCCGGCGTCGTCCAACTGGCCAGACTCGTCAACAGCACCGTTGGAGCATTCTACGTCCACCCGCACAGCGCCTGGCAGGCAAACTCCTGGGATCGCTTCCTCATCCCAAAACCTTTTTCCCGCGTCACCGTAGCGTGGACCTCTCAGGTCCCCGCAGACCAAGCCGCCGTCCAGGCCGCGCTCGATCACTCCGTAGAACTAGCCCAACCCAAATAG
- the queA gene encoding tRNA preQ1(34) S-adenosylmethionine ribosyltransferase-isomerase QueA: MRVTDFHFDLPEELIAQSPPPVRGTSRMLRLDRRSGEHSDDFFRNLPDILRPGDLLILNDSRVIPARLYATRVGLHTQQSSPSPSGCIEVLLTQHLGGDDWSALVRPSRKVQPGEHLHFHAANETEPLLSAEILTAGEFGERTLRFAPTPNFQAVLEKIGHMPLPPYIHRSDTSEDRDRYQTVFSHEPGSAAAPTAGLHFTPEILAQLKQNGIQIETITLHVGLGTFQPVRAQDLADIHLHAEHYTLHAATATAINAALAEGRRIIAAGTTTTRTLEHCAQLANTDPFEPHTGLRLHPHSGSTEIFISPGHKFRVVSGLLTNFHLPQSTLLMLVSAFAGREQVLAAYAHAVRERYRFFSYGDCMLLL, encoded by the coding sequence GTGCGCGTAACCGACTTCCATTTCGACCTCCCCGAAGAGCTCATCGCCCAATCGCCGCCACCGGTTCGCGGCACCAGCCGCATGCTCCGCCTCGACCGCCGCAGCGGCGAACACAGCGACGACTTCTTCCGCAATCTCCCTGACATCCTTCGTCCGGGCGACCTCCTCATCCTCAACGACAGCCGCGTCATTCCTGCGCGCCTCTACGCTACCCGAGTCGGTTTACATACCCAGCAAAGCTCACCAAGCCCCAGCGGATGCATCGAAGTTCTGCTAACACAGCACCTCGGCGGCGATGACTGGTCAGCCCTCGTTCGCCCGAGCCGCAAAGTCCAACCCGGTGAGCATCTCCACTTCCACGCCGCCAACGAAACCGAGCCACTACTCTCCGCCGAAATCCTCACCGCCGGAGAGTTCGGCGAACGCACCCTGCGCTTCGCCCCCACACCAAATTTTCAAGCCGTCCTCGAAAAGATCGGCCACATGCCGCTGCCCCCTTACATCCACCGCAGCGATACGTCCGAGGACCGCGACCGCTACCAAACCGTGTTCTCGCACGAACCCGGCTCTGCCGCCGCCCCCACCGCAGGCCTCCACTTCACACCCGAAATCCTCGCGCAGCTCAAACAAAACGGCATCCAGATCGAGACCATCACCCTCCACGTAGGCCTCGGCACCTTCCAGCCCGTCCGCGCCCAAGACCTCGCCGACATCCACCTCCACGCCGAGCACTACACCCTCCACGCCGCCACCGCCACAGCCATCAACGCCGCACTGGCAGAGGGCCGCCGCATCATCGCCGCCGGAACCACCACCACCCGCACGCTCGAGCACTGCGCTCAACTCGCTAACACCGACCCCTTCGAGCCGCACACAGGCCTCCGCCTTCACCCCCACTCCGGCTCAACCGAAATCTTCATCAGCCCCGGCCACAAATTCCGTGTCGTCAGCGGCCTGCTCACCAACTTCCACCTTCCGCAGTCCACGCTGCTCATGCTGGTAAGCGCCTTCGCCGGAAGAGAACAAGTCCTCGCCGCCTACGCTCACGCCGTCCGCGAGCGCTACCGCTTCTTCTCCTACGGCGACTGTATGCTGCTGCTCTAA
- the polA gene encoding DNA polymerase I, which yields MSDAKTEKTTAEKPPIYLLDSMAFIFRAYHAMQRQRPMSTRTGIPTAATYVFVNMINKLRKDFQPHYLAAVYDLSGPVFRDERAKEMKGVKKFNIKTQQFEVIDYAGYKANRAEMPQDLAQQLPFIRRALEAFRIPILSYEGFEADDVIGTLSSKLSELGHKVFVVSSDKDMMQLVNNGVSILNPTKDNLILDPAGVENILGVPPERVIDVMALRGDAIDNIPGAPGIGDKGSVELIQQFGTVEAALDRAEEVKKKTYRESLQNNRENILLSKELVTIHTGVPIEFSIEDMLTQPIDNAASRELFSELEFTTLLKELAPAVDNTPIAYITKPTHEQIASLLTEARTIDKVTGKPHGLALAIFEDARAIAEEIAAEPSEDSAEPEPPPAENLSLFGAPEATKPGAPGPDSETWVSTEASTDAACQLGLAVDSHTAIEVPLDAPGIKEALLDAELPKDVHDLKAVHRALQPHGITLAGVRDDVMLLSYLVNPTHGSHTLADVTARFTNRALAQVTKGVVSKDLLPEASNAVQRLAPILRAEIETSNVTNVYDTIDLPLVAVLLRMEQAGVRIDPTVLNDMSNRLVIEIDNLAERIYAEAGSAMGSDSPHRFNINSPKQLGDVLFNKMNLPKPMKYGKGKVVSTAQDVLEELAESHTTPALVLEYRQFAKLKSTYLDQLPNLADREGRIHTTFNQVGTATGRLSSTNPNLQNIPVRTAVGREIRAAFIAAPGNVLMSADYSQIELRLMAHFSQDPLLLDAYRTGKDIHTLTAAEVFGVDAATMDKETRNRAKAVNFGIVYGISPFGLAAQLGIDQKTAKQYIETYFERYAGVRRFIDETLETVRRDQAVRTYFGRVRPIPDIQSRNPNMRGFAERTAVNTPLQGTAADLIKLAMLRIDQALRDRKLKSQMTLQVHDELLFDVVPEEAEELQKLVKHEMEHVAEFTVPIIADVGIGQNWRDIK from the coding sequence ATGTCCGACGCGAAAACAGAGAAGACCACCGCCGAAAAGCCGCCCATCTACCTCCTCGACAGCATGGCCTTCATCTTCCGCGCCTATCACGCCATGCAGCGCCAGCGACCCATGTCCACGCGCACCGGCATCCCCACCGCGGCGACGTATGTCTTCGTCAATATGATCAACAAGCTGCGCAAGGACTTCCAGCCCCACTACCTCGCAGCCGTCTATGACCTCTCCGGCCCCGTCTTCCGCGACGAGCGCGCCAAGGAGATGAAAGGCGTCAAAAAGTTCAACATCAAGACCCAGCAGTTCGAGGTCATCGACTACGCAGGCTACAAGGCCAACCGCGCCGAGATGCCGCAGGACCTCGCCCAGCAGCTTCCCTTCATCCGCCGCGCCCTCGAAGCCTTCCGCATCCCCATCCTCAGCTACGAGGGCTTCGAGGCCGACGACGTCATCGGCACGCTCTCCTCGAAGCTCTCCGAGCTCGGCCACAAGGTCTTCGTCGTCTCCTCCGACAAGGACATGATGCAGCTCGTCAACAACGGCGTCTCCATCCTCAACCCCACGAAAGACAACCTCATCCTCGACCCCGCCGGAGTCGAAAACATTCTCGGCGTCCCTCCCGAGCGAGTCATCGACGTGATGGCACTGCGCGGCGATGCCATCGACAACATCCCCGGCGCACCCGGCATCGGCGACAAAGGCTCGGTCGAACTCATCCAGCAGTTCGGCACCGTCGAAGCCGCGCTCGACCGCGCCGAAGAGGTCAAGAAAAAAACGTATCGCGAATCGTTACAAAATAATCGCGAAAATATTCTGCTCTCCAAAGAGCTCGTCACCATCCACACCGGCGTCCCCATCGAATTCAGCATCGAGGACATGCTCACCCAGCCTATCGACAACGCCGCCAGCCGCGAGCTCTTCTCCGAGCTAGAATTCACCACGCTGCTCAAAGAGCTGGCCCCCGCCGTCGACAACACGCCCATCGCATACATCACCAAACCAACACACGAGCAGATAGCCTCTCTCCTCACCGAAGCCCGCACCATCGACAAGGTCACCGGCAAACCCCACGGTCTCGCACTGGCCATCTTTGAAGACGCCCGAGCCATCGCCGAAGAGATCGCCGCCGAACCCAGCGAAGACTCCGCCGAACCCGAACCACCGCCCGCCGAAAACCTCTCCCTCTTCGGCGCACCCGAAGCCACAAAACCGGGTGCCCCAGGTCCCGATTCTGAGACCTGGGTTTCCACCGAGGCATCCACCGACGCAGCCTGCCAACTGGGCCTAGCCGTCGACTCACACACCGCCATCGAAGTCCCCCTCGACGCTCCCGGCATCAAGGAAGCCCTCCTCGACGCCGAGCTTCCCAAAGACGTTCACGACCTCAAAGCCGTCCACCGCGCACTCCAACCCCACGGCATCACGCTCGCCGGAGTCCGCGACGACGTCATGCTGCTCAGCTACCTCGTCAATCCAACCCACGGATCGCACACTCTCGCCGACGTCACCGCCCGCTTCACCAACCGCGCCCTCGCGCAGGTCACCAAAGGTGTCGTCTCCAAAGACCTCCTGCCCGAAGCCTCCAACGCCGTCCAACGCCTCGCTCCCATTCTCCGCGCCGAAATTGAAACCTCAAACGTTACAAATGTCTACGACACCATCGACCTCCCTCTCGTAGCCGTTCTCCTCCGCATGGAGCAAGCCGGAGTCCGCATCGATCCCACCGTCCTCAACGACATGTCCAACCGCCTCGTCATTGAGATCGACAACCTCGCCGAGCGCATCTACGCCGAGGCAGGCTCCGCCATGGGCAGCGACTCCCCGCATCGCTTCAACATCAACTCCCCCAAACAGCTAGGCGACGTCCTCTTCAACAAGATGAACCTCCCCAAGCCGATGAAGTATGGCAAGGGCAAGGTAGTCTCCACAGCACAAGACGTCTTGGAAGAACTGGCCGAAAGCCACACCACCCCGGCCCTCGTCCTCGAATACCGTCAGTTCGCCAAGCTGAAGAGCACCTATCTCGACCAGCTCCCCAACCTCGCCGATCGCGAAGGCCGCATCCACACCACCTTCAACCAGGTAGGCACAGCCACCGGACGCCTCTCGTCCACCAATCCCAATCTGCAAAATATTCCCGTCCGCACCGCTGTCGGTCGCGAGATCCGCGCCGCCTTCATCGCCGCGCCCGGCAACGTCCTCATGTCGGCGGACTACTCACAAATAGAACTTCGCCTCATGGCGCACTTCTCGCAAGACCCCCTTCTGCTCGACGCCTACCGCACCGGCAAGGACATCCACACTCTCACCGCAGCCGAGGTCTTCGGCGTCGATGCCGCGACCATGGACAAAGAAACCCGCAACCGCGCCAAGGCCGTCAACTTCGGCATCGTCTACGGCATCAGCCCCTTCGGTCTCGCCGCTCAACTTGGCATCGACCAGAAGACCGCGAAGCAATACATCGAAACCTACTTCGAGCGCTACGCCGGTGTCCGCCGCTTCATCGACGAGACCCTCGAAACCGTCCGCCGCGACCAAGCCGTTCGCACCTACTTCGGACGCGTCCGCCCCATCCCCGACATCCAATCGCGCAATCCCAACATGCGCGGCTTCGCCGAGCGCACTGCCGTCAACACGCCGCTGCAAGGCACCGCAGCCGACCTCATCAAACTAGCCATGCTCCGCATCGACCAGGCTCTCCGCGACCGCAAGCTCAAATCGCAGATGACCCTTCAGGTCCACGACGAACTCCTGTTCGACGTAGTCCCCGAAGAAGCCGAGGAGCTGCAAAAGCTGGTCAAGCACGAGATGGAACACGTGGCCGAATTCACCGTCCCCATCATCGCCGATGTAGGCATCGGCCAGAACTGGCGCGACATCAAGTAG
- a CDS encoding endonuclease/exonuclease/phosphatase family protein: MRIITWNCQGGFVNKKKAAEVFATDPDIAIIQECSEGDAKPIHHKGYSSLWFGDASTKGLAVFYKSQWKLHPLPQPSHQWIAPIDVRGPENFTLIAIWACAVKGNARESYIGVIHRALTAHPEWFDRGPVVMAGDFNSNSQLDRKHSGNNHSSLVALLETHQLISTYHFHHKEEQGRESRPTFYLYRQSNTTLHLDYIFMPSAWTERLNYFELGDFALWSNHSDHSPLLIDIAPSESPSIGQNWRDIK; this comes from the coding sequence ATGAGAATAATTACTTGGAACTGCCAAGGTGGCTTTGTAAATAAGAAGAAGGCAGCAGAGGTCTTTGCAACAGATCCTGACATTGCGATTATTCAGGAATGTTCGGAAGGAGACGCCAAACCGATTCATCATAAAGGCTATTCGAGCTTATGGTTTGGCGACGCCTCGACAAAAGGTCTAGCGGTTTTCTACAAATCTCAGTGGAAACTTCATCCACTGCCGCAGCCGAGCCATCAATGGATTGCTCCCATTGATGTAAGAGGTCCCGAAAACTTTACCTTGATCGCGATTTGGGCTTGTGCGGTAAAAGGCAATGCACGGGAGAGTTATATAGGAGTGATCCATCGCGCACTGACCGCCCATCCAGAATGGTTTGATCGTGGCCCAGTCGTTATGGCTGGTGACTTCAACAGCAATAGCCAGTTGGACAGGAAACATTCAGGCAACAATCATTCTTCTTTAGTTGCGCTGCTGGAAACTCATCAACTAATAAGTACCTATCATTTTCATCATAAGGAAGAACAAGGAAGAGAATCGCGACCTACTTTCTACCTGTACAGGCAAAGTAATACGACTCTTCATCTCGACTATATTTTTATGCCCAGCGCATGGACGGAGCGACTGAACTACTTCGAGCTGGGCGATTTTGCTCTATGGTCCAACCACAGCGACCATAGCCCGCTACTGATCGACATTGCTCCATCCGAATCTCCGAGCATCGGCCAGAACTGGCGCGACATCAAGTAA
- a CDS encoding FAD-binding protein encodes MNKREFLKSTGAIITGTMLSRIAPAETTAPDAAHRTNWSGNLTYHTDHLLQPKTVEETQQAVKSCTKLRALGARHSFNTIADSNFNQISVKALQNMSVDAKARTVTVGGGVTYGALSPWLDAQGFAVHNLASLPHVSVAGACATATHGSGNKNGNLSTAVAAVEIVTADGNIVHISRATDGDQLLGAAVALGGLGVITNTTLNVIPRFDMAQVVYENLSFDQLEHNLEAIFGSGYSVSLFTDWQKNRATQVWIKSRLAPGGKADMPAEFYGATLAKQKLHPITGASAINCTEQQGIPGPWYERMPHFRMNFTPSSGNELQTEYFVPRDKGYAAIRSVEELRDHITPHLFVTEFRTIASDNIWMSTCHNRDAMTIHFTWKPEWPAVKKILPLIEAKLAPFDARPHWAKMFTMQPSHIQKLYEKLPDYQAMLKHYDPNGKFRNDFLNTNLFSA; translated from the coding sequence ATGAACAAGAGAGAATTCCTCAAGAGCACAGGCGCTATCATTACCGGAACCATGTTGTCTCGCATCGCCCCAGCCGAAACTACAGCCCCCGACGCCGCGCACCGCACCAACTGGTCCGGCAACCTCACGTATCACACAGATCATCTGCTCCAGCCCAAAACCGTCGAAGAGACCCAACAGGCTGTCAAGAGCTGCACCAAGCTCCGAGCCCTCGGCGCGCGCCACTCCTTCAACACCATCGCCGACAGCAACTTCAATCAGATCTCTGTCAAAGCCCTTCAGAATATGTCGGTCGATGCCAAGGCCCGCACCGTCACCGTCGGCGGCGGAGTCACCTACGGCGCACTCTCGCCGTGGCTCGACGCGCAGGGCTTTGCTGTCCACAATCTCGCCTCGCTGCCCCACGTCTCGGTCGCCGGAGCCTGCGCCACCGCGACTCACGGCTCGGGAAACAAGAATGGCAACCTCTCCACCGCCGTCGCCGCCGTAGAGATCGTCACCGCCGACGGCAACATCGTCCACATCTCCCGCGCAACGGACGGCGATCAACTCCTCGGTGCAGCCGTCGCGCTCGGCGGCCTCGGCGTCATCACCAACACCACGCTCAACGTGATCCCGCGCTTCGATATGGCGCAGGTCGTCTACGAAAATCTCTCCTTCGACCAGCTCGAGCACAACCTCGAAGCCATCTTCGGCAGCGGCTACAGCGTCAGCCTCTTCACCGACTGGCAAAAAAATCGCGCCACCCAGGTCTGGATCAAGAGCCGCCTCGCCCCCGGCGGCAAGGCCGACATGCCCGCCGAATTCTACGGCGCAACCCTCGCCAAACAAAAGCTCCACCCCATCACCGGAGCCTCCGCCATCAACTGCACCGAGCAGCAAGGCATCCCCGGCCCCTGGTACGAGCGCATGCCGCACTTCCGCATGAACTTCACCCCCAGCAGCGGCAACGAGCTGCAGACCGAATACTTCGTCCCTCGCGACAAAGGCTACGCCGCCATCCGCTCCGTCGAAGAACTTCGCGACCACATCACGCCGCATCTCTTCGTCACCGAGTTCCGCACCATCGCCTCCGACAACATCTGGATGAGCACCTGCCACAACCGCGACGCCATGACCATCCACTTCACCTGGAAACCGGAATGGCCCGCCGTCAAAAAAATCCTTCCGCTCATCGAAGCCAAGCTAGCGCCCTTCGACGCCCGCCCGCACTGGGCCAAGATGTTCACCATGCAGCCCTCGCACATCCAGAAGCTCTACGAGAAGCTGCCCGACTATCAGGCCATGCTCAAGCACTACGACCCCAACGGAAAATTCCGCAACGACTTCCTCAACACCAACCTCTTCAGTGCCTGA
- a CDS encoding carboxylesterase/lipase family protein has protein sequence MPLLQLNRTLASFATLLLFSLPALAANPLQVKTDKGKVEGAYTTDKQVIAFKGIPYAAPPVGDLRWQPPQPAAKWKGVRSAANFGSHCVQSGGYPDMVFHDPGPSEDCLTLNVWAPANAKPDSKLPVMVWIYGGGFTTGGTSENRQDGQFLAHRNTIIVSMNYRLGIFGFFVHPELTAESPHHASGNYGLMDQTAAVEWTKRNIAAFGGDPSNITIFGESAGSFAVSTLMASPQSRGLISKAIGESGGALYSAGLSYPSRESLEQRNVEFAQTAFGTSKLADLRKLSADDLVKAATAKTTPPPPRFGPDVDGYFLPESVPAIYAAGQQAHVPLLAGWNADEARGAVLFAKPPVTAESFTAQADKEFGDRAKDFLAVYPATTDAEALASAGDFASDRFIAFSTWRWIEAQILTGNAPVYRYFFTLGNPGDQNHKAALGAFHSDDIEYVFGTLDSRPGAVWRPEDRKLSDQMGQYWTNFARTGNPNGPGLPNWPTSTADDQYQVMHLNANPEAQPDTLRPRYLFLDSVWGKPKP, from the coding sequence ATGCCCTTGCTGCAACTGAACCGCACCCTCGCGTCTTTTGCCACCCTCCTGCTCTTTTCTCTTCCCGCCCTCGCCGCCAACCCGCTTCAGGTAAAAACCGACAAAGGAAAAGTCGAAGGCGCATACACCACCGACAAACAGGTCATCGCCTTCAAAGGCATCCCCTACGCCGCGCCTCCCGTCGGAGATCTTCGCTGGCAGCCGCCACAACCCGCCGCCAAATGGAAGGGCGTCCGCTCCGCCGCAAACTTCGGCTCGCACTGCGTCCAGTCCGGCGGCTATCCCGACATGGTCTTCCACGACCCCGGCCCCAGCGAGGACTGCCTCACCCTCAACGTCTGGGCCCCCGCCAACGCCAAGCCCGATAGCAAGCTCCCCGTCATGGTCTGGATCTACGGCGGCGGCTTCACCACCGGCGGCACCTCCGAGAACCGTCAGGACGGCCAGTTCCTCGCCCACCGCAACACCATCATCGTCTCCATGAACTATCGCCTCGGCATCTTCGGCTTCTTCGTCCATCCCGAGCTCACCGCCGAATCACCCCACCACGCCTCCGGCAACTACGGCCTCATGGACCAGACCGCCGCCGTCGAGTGGACCAAGCGCAACATCGCTGCCTTCGGTGGAGACCCATCCAACATCACCATCTTCGGCGAGTCCGCCGGTTCCTTCGCCGTCAGCACCCTCATGGCTTCCCCGCAAAGCCGCGGCCTCATCTCCAAGGCCATCGGCGAAAGCGGCGGAGCCCTCTACAGCGCTGGCCTGAGCTACCCCTCTCGCGAATCCCTCGAGCAGCGTAACGTCGAGTTCGCCCAAACCGCCTTCGGCACCTCCAAGCTCGCCGACCTGCGCAAGCTCTCCGCCGACGATCTCGTCAAAGCCGCCACCGCCAAAACCACACCGCCGCCACCGCGCTTCGGACCCGACGTCGACGGCTACTTCCTGCCCGAATCCGTCCCTGCCATCTACGCCGCAGGCCAGCAGGCCCACGTTCCTCTCCTCGCCGGTTGGAACGCCGACGAAGCTCGCGGTGCAGTTCTCTTCGCCAAGCCACCCGTCACCGCCGAAAGCTTCACCGCCCAGGCCGACAAGGAGTTCGGCGACCGCGCCAAGGACTTCCTCGCCGTCTATCCCGCCACCACCGATGCCGAAGCGCTCGCCTCCGCCGGAGACTTCGCCAGCGATCGCTTCATCGCCTTCTCCACCTGGCGCTGGATCGAGGCGCAGATCCTGACCGGCAACGCTCCCGTCTATCGCTACTTCTTCACCCTCGGCAACCCCGGCGACCAGAACCACAAGGCGGCCCTGGGAGCCTTCCATTCCGACGACATCGAGTACGTCTTCGGCACCCTCGACTCCCGCCCCGGAGCCGTCTGGCGGCCAGAAGATCGCAAGCTCTCCGACCAGATGGGTCAGTACTGGACCAACTTCGCCCGCACCGGCAACCCCAACGGTCCCGGCCTGCCCAACTGGCCCACCAGCACAGCCGACGACCAGTACCAGGTCATGCACCTCAACGCCAACCCCGAAGCTCAACCCGACACCCTGCGCCCCCGCTACCTCTTCCTCGACTCCGTCTGGGGCAAGCCAAAACCCTGA
- a CDS encoding tetratricopeptide repeat protein, with amino-acid sequence MDQQTKQALKHDQFIDTTQQGLEWASENRQTVIVASSILIALLLIVVGSFVIYNNRSNAASVAFGSAMQEYQTPLAEPGQQVPPGVKTYASAAERAKAANQLFMAAADKYSMEPDGKTARYFGGLTYIEAGNNSAAESTLKQVASGWNSELASLAKLSLANLYRQTGQDAQAVDLYNELTAKPTTSVPAGLAQLQLAEMYESQGKPEEAKKIYAKLKDKDSKSAVGMLAAQKLNPSAEPAALQR; translated from the coding sequence GTGGATCAGCAGACCAAGCAAGCGCTCAAGCACGACCAGTTCATCGACACCACACAGCAGGGCCTCGAGTGGGCCAGCGAAAACCGTCAGACGGTCATCGTCGCCAGCTCCATCCTGATCGCGCTCCTCCTCATCGTGGTCGGCAGCTTCGTCATCTACAACAACCGCAGCAATGCGGCCTCCGTCGCCTTCGGCTCTGCCATGCAGGAGTACCAGACCCCGCTCGCCGAGCCCGGCCAGCAGGTTCCTCCCGGCGTCAAGACCTACGCCTCCGCAGCAGAGCGCGCCAAGGCTGCCAATCAACTTTTCATGGCTGCTGCCGATAAGTACAGCATGGAGCCCGATGGAAAGACGGCCCGCTACTTCGGCGGCCTCACCTATATCGAAGCCGGCAACAACTCTGCCGCCGAAAGCACGCTGAAGCAGGTAGCCAGCGGCTGGAACAGCGAACTGGCCTCGCTCGCCAAGCTCTCGCTCGCAAATCTCTATCGCCAGACCGGGCAGGATGCTCAGGCCGTCGATCTTTACAACGAGCTGACCGCCAAGCCCACCACCTCGGTTCCCGCCGGTCTCGCCCAGCTCCAGTTAGCGGAGATGTACGAGTCGCAGGGCAAGCCGGAGGAAGCCAAGAAGATCTACGCTAAGCTCAAGGACAAGGACAGTAAGAGCGCCGTCGGCATGCTCGCCGCGCAGAAGCTGAACCCCTCAGCCGAGCCCGCCGCCCTTCAGCGGTAA
- a CDS encoding response regulator, translating into MQRILVVDDDRLVADTLALIFVKSGFEARTAYSADQALVSARSFNPNLLLCDVTMPGRDGLALVCDVTRELPSCRIIVLTGFYSNLKNVREQSNKLARPVGILTKPCQPADLLREATTMLAAAS; encoded by the coding sequence ATGCAACGAATTCTTGTCGTTGACGATGATCGTCTGGTCGCCGACACCCTTGCGCTCATCTTCGTCAAGAGTGGCTTCGAAGCCAGGACTGCTTATTCAGCAGATCAGGCACTTGTGTCCGCGCGCTCCTTCAATCCCAACCTTCTTCTATGTGATGTCACTATGCCGGGAAGAGATGGCCTCGCACTCGTCTGCGATGTCACCCGCGAACTTCCCTCCTGCCGCATCATCGTGCTGACGGGCTTCTACTCCAATCTCAAAAACGTGCGCGAGCAATCCAATAAGCTCGCCCGTCCCGTTGGCATCCTCACCAAACCCTGTCAGCCCGCCGACCTGCTGCGCGAAGCCACCACGATGCTGGCCGCCGCTAGCTAA
- a CDS encoding DUF2905 family protein yields the protein MSDLGRILIFLGLLLVVAGLAVLGLNRLNIPLGRLPGDFNWRGRGWSVSFPLVTCLLLSVLLSLVLWVINHLRR from the coding sequence ATGTCTGACCTTGGCCGCATCCTTATCTTCCTTGGCCTTCTCCTCGTCGTCGCGGGGCTGGCAGTTCTGGGTCTCAACCGCCTCAACATCCCGCTGGGCCGCCTTCCCGGCGACTTCAACTGGCGCGGCCGCGGCTGGTCGGTCTCCTTCCCGCTCGTCACCTGCCTCCTGCTCAGCGTCCTCCTCAGCCTTGTGCTCTGGGTCATCAATCACCTCCGCCGCTAG